The genomic stretch GCTTTTGGCGAGATAATTGCCAATCGAGGCGAGACTGTCCGGGACCGAGTTCCAGATATCGCGATGTCCATCAACGTCAAAGTCGACGGCAAACCGCAGATAGCTGGTCGGCATGAACTGCGGCTGACCCAGCGCTCCGGCCCAGGACCCCATCATCCGCTCGGCAGTAATATCACCGCCCTCGATAATGTGCAGAGCCGAGATCAGTTCACGACGGAAGAGGTCCGGTCGGGTTGACATGAAGGCCTTGGTGGCAAGAACGTCGATGGCTGCATGCGGAAGGCGCGCTCGACCGTAACCTGATTCCCGTCCCCAGACCGCAATGATGATTTCGCCCGGCACACCGTAAGCTGCCTCTATGCGCTTGAGCGTTGCGGCATGCTGACGGGCAAGGCTGCGTCCGATCGCTGCAAGGTCCTGCAACCGCTTTTCGTTGAAATAGGCGCCGGGCGAGGAAAATTCGGCCTGGCTCTGCGGCCGCGCTTTTGGCGGCTCGGTGCCGGGTGGAACGAGATCGGGAAGATCCCAGTTCAGTCGAATATCGGAAAGAATGCGGTCGAATGCGGCCTTGCTGACGCCTGCCGCTTCCGCCTCACGCCAGAGATCGGTCGCGATCCATTGGCGAAATTGTGCCTCGACCTCAGCTCGCGGCGCGGCAGCAGCGGTTTCCGGGACCAGGCCGACCCAAAGCGCCGTCGTCAAGGCAAGGCAGGATAGCAGCGCCTTCTTCAATCCCATGCCGTCCTCCCATGTGTCGTATCAGATTGCCGTGCGGGCTCTCAGCGCTGCCGACAAAGTCCCCTCATCCAGGTAATCAAGCTCCCCACCGACCGGGACGCCATGCGCCAGTCTGGTGATCTTCACATCAAGCCCGTTCAGGTGATCTGTGATGTAATGCGCCGTCGTCTGGCCTTCCACCGTCGCGTTCACCGCTATGATGATCTCACGCACGCCACCCTTGGCCACCCGATCGATCAGCCCGCGGATATTGAGGTCGTCAGGACCAATCCCATCCAGTGGCGAAAGCGTGCCGCCGAGCACATGATAGGCGGCATTCATGGCACCGGCTCGCTCCAGAGCCCAGAGGTCGGACACATCCTCGACGACGATGATGACCCCCTGGTCGCGCCGGTCATCGGTACAGACTGTGCAGGGATCGATTGTGTCGACGTTCCCACAGCAGGAGCAGATCTTGACCTTGTCATAGGCCTCACCCATGGCTTGACCGAGAGGTCCAAGCAACTGGTCTTTCTTCTTGATCAGATGCAGGGCTGCCCGCCGCGCCGAGCGCGGTCCAAGCCCTGGCACCTTTGCCAGCAGCTGAATGAGTTTTTCGATTTCCGGACCGGTGACTCGCTTTGCCATGGGCGCGTTTCTAGCTCATAACGCGGGGGAACGGAATCGTTGAAGACAGGCCCATCCATGAAAATCCTCGCCATCTGTCGCGGTAAGCCGGAAATCCTTGCCGGCAAGAGCTACAAGACCGGGATCAACAAGGTGCCGGTTGGTGGAGCAGTCTTGGTCGACAGGGAAGGTCTGGTAGGCGACACCATCTGCAACAGGAAACACCATGGCGGCCCTGATCAGGCGATCTATGTCGAGGGTGCAATGGATCTGTCGCGGTGGGCAGAAGAACTCGGCAGACCGGTACCGCCGGGCCAATTTGGAGAGAACCTGACAATCGAAGGCCTGGAAAATGGTATTCTGGCCGTCGGTGACCGGTTGCGGATTGGCGAGGTCGTGCTGGAAGTCACCGCACCACGCATCCCCTGTGCAACATTTGCCGCCCGCATGGACGATCCCTCCTTCGTCAAGCGCTATACGAAGGCTGCGCGTCCAGGTGCCTATTGCCGGGTCATTGCCCCGGGCGTGCTGACGACCGACCAGACAGTCGAATACCTGCCCTATCAAGGTGAGAGGCTGACACTCAGGGAGATGATGGTTGCCTACGGCAAGACACACTCCCGCGAGGCGCTCACCCGTTTCTTGCGTGCACCACTGGCAGAGCGCTTCCGCAAGGCGCTCGAAGCGAAAAGTCTCTGACAGCCATGCCACGGGAGATCAATCCGATCGATGTGGAGCTGCGCTGTCGCGACGGCGTTCGGCTTCGCGGCCATTGGTGGCCTTCGCAGGTTACGGCGCAGGCAACGGTCGTGATCAACTCGGCAACCGGCGTTGCCGCGCGATACTATAACTATTATGCGCGCTTCCTGACCGAGAACGGCTTCAACGCGCTCACCTATGACTATCGGGGCATCGGCCTCTCCCGTCCGACAGACCTGAAAGGCATTACCTATACCTGGCGGGAATGGGGTGAGCAGGATTTTGACGCCGCACTCGATCATGCCCTGAAGGCTGACGGCACCGGACGCGTGCTGGTGGTTGGTCACAGCATCGGCGGATTTTTGCCGGGTTATGCCGGTTCGGTTGACCGCCTGGACGGTCTGCTCTCTGTCGGCGGGCAATATGGCTATTGGGGCGATTATATGCGCCGCTACCGACCGTCGCTTTTCGTGAAATGGCATCTGGCGATGCCACTCGTCACGCAAGCTCTCGGTTACTTTCCAGGAAAGCGGCTGGGCTGGCTGGAGGATCTGCCAAAGCATGTTGCGCTTGAATGGGCGCTGCAGCGCGGAAGGGTAGAGCAGGGCCTTGAGCCTGCGGCATCAGAGCGTCTGCGCGAGAATTTCAGGAGAATGCGCGCGCCCGTTCTCTCTGTGACTATGTCTGACGATCCGATTGCGACACCGGCTGCAATTCGACGCGCAACCGCCTACTATTCAGGCGCCACGACGACGCGCATCCTCCTGTCGCCCGAAGATCTCGGCCACCGGAAGGTCGGCCATTTCGGCCTCTTCCATGCCCGTCACCGCACGGATTTCTGGGAAAAGTCGCTTGAATGGCTGCGCCACGGGGAAAATCCTTGGCCCGAACGGGTCTACTGAGAAAGTCCCGCCCGGTCGCTTCAGATCGTCTGATCAGAAGGGAAACTTCATGCCCGGCGGCATCGGGATGCCAGCCGTCAGGGCTGCCATCTTTTCCTGCGCCTGGGCTTCGCCCTTGTCCTTGGCGTCCTTGTGGGCGGCAACAATCAGATCCTCAAGGATCTCGACGTCATCTTCCTTGAACAGCGAAGGATCGATCTTCAGGCCCCGCATCTCGCCCTTGCCGTTCAGCGTGACGGTCACGAGGCCGCCGCCGGACTTGCCTTCGATTTCCAATGCGGCGATCTCCGCCTGCATCTTTTCCATCTTGGCCTGCATTTCCTTGACCTTGCCCATCATGCCCATGATGTCGCGCATTTCGGTCTCCTTGTTCTCGTTCATTGCCCTGTATGATCGTATTTCGGCTCATCAGATGGAGCCTGGGGTCGATCCGGATTGTCAGAATTCGATATCATCGCCGGGAAGGATGTCACCCTCATCGGATTCGGCAACGGCTGGCGGCGGCTTCACGTCCTCATCTTCATCCTCGGCGGTTGCCTTGATGCGCACATCCGTAATCTTTGCGCCAGGAAAACGGCTGAGAATGGCGGCGACGTCGGGGTCTTGCCGCGCATCGATGAGACGTGCTTCCCGTGTGCTGGCCTCAGCTTCAACCAGTGTCGGCTGACCAGGCTCGCGGCTCAGGATGACCATCCAGCGGATCTCGGTCCATTCCTCGAGCCGCTTTTGCAGATCACTGACAAAGGATTTCGGTGCATCCGGTGGGAGGTTGATCTCAAGCCGTCCTGGCTCAATGCGCACCAGCCGTGCATAATTGCGCAGCAATGCCTTCAGCTTCGGATCACGGTTCTGGGTGCAGAGGTCTGCAATATCTTCCAGCGAACGGACGTTTACCTTTGGTGCCGGGTGGGCCTCGGCCTGCCTCACTTCCGCATGCTCAACCGCGGAAGGGAGCGCATCACCAGCCGGAACGCTCTGGAGGTGGGCAACAGGCTGAGATTGCTGAATGCGTGTCGGTTCTGGCTTGGTCTGCGCAATCAGTGCTGGTCGTGCCGCCAGGGAAGCAGTAGCACCGCCACCGCCCGGTCGTGTAGTTGAAGGTCCGCGTTCGCCAGCCGAAGGCCCATCGCCCATTTCGAGAAGGCGGCGAGCCGCTTCCTCGGGCGAGGGCAGATGCGCAGCATGCGCCAGACGAATGATCACCATCTCGGCTGCCCCGGCCGGGCGCGATGAACCCTCGGCCTCTGGAATACCCTTTAGCAGCATCT from Peteryoungia desertarenae encodes the following:
- a CDS encoding lytic murein transglycosylase is translated as MGLKKALLSCLALTTALWVGLVPETAAAAPRAEVEAQFRQWIATDLWREAEAAGVSKAAFDRILSDIRLNWDLPDLVPPGTEPPKARPQSQAEFSSPGAYFNEKRLQDLAAIGRSLARQHAATLKRIEAAYGVPGEIIIAVWGRESGYGRARLPHAAIDVLATKAFMSTRPDLFRRELISALHIIEGGDITAERMMGSWAGALGQPQFMPTSYLRFAVDFDVDGHRDIWNSVPDSLASIGNYLAKSGWQTGRGWAYEISIPEGVSCAQEGPDRAQPLSFWEQQGIRRISGPAFPAAEAGKDMMMLVPAGTKGPEFLVTPNFYVLKEYNNSDLYALFIGNLADRIANGSGAFETRWGDVGKMLRSDVLKMQQSLVAKGYDVGRVDGLAGFKTRRSIGEWQKSAGLSPTCFPDASLKGRL
- the recR gene encoding recombination mediator RecR: MAKRVTGPEIEKLIQLLAKVPGLGPRSARRAALHLIKKKDQLLGPLGQAMGEAYDKVKICSCCGNVDTIDPCTVCTDDRRDQGVIIVVEDVSDLWALERAGAMNAAYHVLGGTLSPLDGIGPDDLNIRGLIDRVAKGGVREIIIAVNATVEGQTTAHYITDHLNGLDVKITRLAHGVPVGGELDYLDEGTLSAALRARTAI
- a CDS encoding MOSC domain-containing protein, translated to MKILAICRGKPEILAGKSYKTGINKVPVGGAVLVDREGLVGDTICNRKHHGGPDQAIYVEGAMDLSRWAEELGRPVPPGQFGENLTIEGLENGILAVGDRLRIGEVVLEVTAPRIPCATFAARMDDPSFVKRYTKAARPGAYCRVIAPGVLTTDQTVEYLPYQGERLTLREMMVAYGKTHSREALTRFLRAPLAERFRKALEAKSL
- a CDS encoding alpha/beta hydrolase family protein; the protein is MPREINPIDVELRCRDGVRLRGHWWPSQVTAQATVVINSATGVAARYYNYYARFLTENGFNALTYDYRGIGLSRPTDLKGITYTWREWGEQDFDAALDHALKADGTGRVLVVGHSIGGFLPGYAGSVDRLDGLLSVGGQYGYWGDYMRRYRPSLFVKWHLAMPLVTQALGYFPGKRLGWLEDLPKHVALEWALQRGRVEQGLEPAASERLRENFRRMRAPVLSVTMSDDPIATPAAIRRATAYYSGATTTRILLSPEDLGHRKVGHFGLFHARHRTDFWEKSLEWLRHGENPWPERVY
- a CDS encoding YbaB/EbfC family nucleoid-associated protein, with product MRDIMGMMGKVKEMQAKMEKMQAEIAALEIEGKSGGGLVTVTLNGKGEMRGLKIDPSLFKEDDVEILEDLIVAAHKDAKDKGEAQAQEKMAALTAGIPMPPGMKFPF